One region of Miscanthus floridulus cultivar M001 chromosome 19, ASM1932011v1, whole genome shotgun sequence genomic DNA includes:
- the LOC136526126 gene encoding uncharacterized protein produces the protein MVDPIVSTKWLTKLLMDGGSGLNIMYADTLDAMGVDRSRIRPTKAPFHGIVLGKQVMPIGQIDLPITFGNSSNYRTETLTFEVVGFPLVYHGILGRPCYCEVHGHPQLYLPQAQDAGLSARVTTIGTSF, from the coding sequence ATGGTCGACCCTATCGTCagcacaaagtggctcaccaagctactgatggacgggggcagcggcctcaacattatgTACGCTGATACACTTGATGCCATGGGCGTCGACCGATCACGCATCCGGCCGACCaaggcacctttccatggcatcgtgctaggAAAGCAGGTCATGCCgatcgggcagatcgacctacctatCACCTTCGGGAATTCGTCcaactataggacagagaccctcaccttcgaggtagtcgggttcccaCTTGTCTACCATGGCATTTTGGGGCGGCCATGTTactgcgaagttcatggccatccccaactatacctacctcaagctcaagatgccgggctcAGTGCAAGGGTCACCACCATCGGCACTTCTTTCTAG